GATGAAACCCTGAAAGAAGGTTCAGAGCAGGTCTCAAAGTGAAAAAGGTAATAGAAACACGACCAAATCACACAACTCATCAACTAAAAGAGGGGAGTaaggaaacacaaaataagaaaattacaaatctaataaaaaaacaaatgagatagAATTAAACTGTTTTGGTCATTGAAACCAAGAAATGTTTTCAGGGGCTTAAAACGTACAGATCTATTTGTGGTGGAAGCTTTTTGTGTTCCCCAAACACGCCACAGAGAACACTCACATTGATATAACTGACATAGCTATTGTTTGTGAATTCCCTAGGGTTTTCAAAGTTCTCGCCCCATTGATCTTTTCTGctgaattatattttacatatttaagacAGTTGTGTATatatgatgcatttttttttctagagcaaCAGAGAACTGATAAGGAACAATATATCTGTGACATGAGTATAGAATCAAACGGAAACTTTCAGCAGCAAGGCCTGATTTACAATTTCCACTTCAAACACTAGTATCTCCATCAAACATAAGAGAgaggcttcattttcttttcttttcttttttttttaatgtttccaacgtttatttatttttgggacagagagagacagagcatgaacgggggaggggcagagagagagggagacacagaatcggaaacagtctccaggctctgagccatcagcccagagcccgacgcggggctcgaactcacggaccgcgagatcgtgacctggctgaagtcggacgcttaaccgactgcgccacccaggcgccccaagagagagcCTTCATTTTCTAAAGAGACTAAAAACAATATGACACATAGAAGCAAATTTCCAGATTAAATGGGGTGATTTATGCACATCTTTCAGTAAATCCTCCCAAGGAATTTAATGTTGTACGGGAAGAAATATTAACCTATCATGGAGGGAACTTGCAGATAGCACAGAGAAAATGAAGTGCAAGGACCCGTGATGATTCACAAAGGTGTCAGGTGGCTAGCATTCTTGAAAGGACATATTATAACTGCTGGGAAATACATGTCCAGAGCCACAAGTAAGTAAATCACAATctaaaagtaaacatgaaaacatgttgACAGGAGCCCTAGTCCTCCTGCTGACTGATGtcctaactttttttctttcaaggatGATCTTGTATTCCTTCCTGAGAGTGCCCAGAGCAAGGTACTTGTCCATACAAACATTATTCATCCAGTAAGGTAGAAGAGGGACAGGCAGAGTCCCCTACCCCATTTATCTCTaggaaagaatgataaaaatgtgaATCCTTTTGAGGTGgtagaaaaagagagggaagaggcacACCTCAAGTGGGAACTAACAGGTTGAATCAAGTGTCCACAAAATCCAGCTTGAGTTCAGTCAGAGGCACTAAgtgtatttacaaaatgaaacaaaaccacaCAATACTTCTATAATCGGAAGCACACTGACCCTCCTAGGCTGTAGAATGTATGTCACAGGCCTGCATCACAGGAAATGAACAGTTTCAAAGGATGCTTAAACATGGGGAAGAGGACAAAATAGGTGAGCCTAaggcccttctctctcctcttttcattCAAGCTGCCTCCATCCTTGCATGGAGAACTTGGTCAACcacttttatttctcctccttctagTCACCATGCCAAACATATTCTTGGAAATAGTTGCCTCTTTTACCTAGCAGTGCAGGTACAACTGGTTCTGATTGTAAAGTTGCATTTCTTAGCTTGGTGCCCATCGGTTCCAtagcctttaaaaatatcaagttttCCCTGTCCTTTCAGTAACTCCCACAGCTTCATGCTACAGGATGTCTTGTGTTTTCAACTCAGGTTCCTTCCCAAAATCTGACTTTGACTAAAATGAGCATAGACATGCAGTTTAGTTGCTCTTTGGCATTTTCCCAAAAGGACCCACTTATACAGAAAAGCCTTCAGAAGACATGTACCCATTATTACAGGCACTTTAGGGGAGGAGAGATGAGACAGAGCACATGTCAGGGCAAGCGGTTTGAGAAGCTCTCACAGAAATGACTGTTCTTCATGTATCTCCTGGACTGCTCAGCCAGTGAGGACTCCAGACTCCTCTAGATGGTCCTATTCACCCTTCCACTCAGCTGCGcacactctcctctctcccatGTCCTACCTTTCCTCCAGCAATTTACCTTTATCTCCATTTTGATAAAGATAAATTTGCCTTCCTAAGTCTCCATCTTACTATGAACACCTAGGATGAACATGATTTGGAGAGTAGGTCAGCTTTTGTTACAGGCAACTTCTTAACAAAACAGTTTAACCTATACATGTACATGTGGATTGGTAtctactttttctctcttttctcttcaagTATACTTGACTCACAATGTTACATCAGTTCGATGTACAGCTTTGTCATTTGACAACTCTACGTGGTTaattatgctcaccacaagtgagctaccatctgtcatcatacactGCTGTTATAATACCACTGAATGTATTCCCTGTGTTGTATCTTTTATCACCATGACTTATTAATTCCCTAACTGGAAACCTGTCCTTCACTGTCCCATTAACCCATTTtgcccactctccctccctgttCCACCGTGGTAACCagatgtttctgcttttgttgttctttcttgcttttgtaACAATGTAGATAGacttagaatgtattatgctatgtgaCATAAGTCAAAGAATGATAGTATGTGATATCACATAAATGTactaataaataacaaaacaaatgcacaaacaaGAGGAGAAGCCAACCCATGAATATCtactttattttgataaagtccatgGATACTCTCAAGACCTATAAAAATTGCATGATTCTGCACATCCCATTATGTAACAAGTTGGCGTGTAACATTTTTCCAATCTTGGCTGAAGATAGGAGACTCCTAGATCAATATCcaatgatcttatggttcatgacaCAGCAAGTACCAAAACTTCTTGATCACTCTAATATCACTTGTCAGTCCCCATCCCCAACTCCTACAGGTAGATGCTGCACATACAGTGAATTTGTGAGACCCTGGACATAGGAAACCCCAGTATGTTCAAGGAATATCTAGCATATCTGCTCAAACCTTTGCCGACAAAGGAGACACGTGTTTTTGTGTCCAAGAAACCAATCTGTCCTGTATCTAAAAGCAAGATACTGTCACTATATTCCAAAGCTTTTTTTATACACAAATCTAAGTGGAATGGCATAGAATAAGAACTTTCAATGCTTGTATCCATGACATGTGAAAAAACTTAAACCCATAGAGAATCATCTAACAATATTTTCAGTCAATTTGACCCTGGTTTGGCTCCTGCCTAATTTTCCCTTGTGTCCACCACCTCGTCAAAACCTCGAATCAGACACAGAAAACGGAATAAAATCAATTCATGTCAAGAAGTATTTCTAAGGCTATGATTGGCATGATTCAATACAGAAAAATCAGGTGACCTGTAGCATTCACTTCTGCAATGTCCCTGGGGGGTCTTACACTCAACTGGGTAAAGAAATCCTAATACCCATGATGGTCTACCTTTGAACTTTCTAAGGGAGATGGGTGAAGACACACCTAAACTGTGCAAAAGCGTAGGATATACATGTATCGGAGAGGATTATGTACTCCCTACCCAGGCAAAGCAGGTCCTGGATACCATGAAATCACAGCTCATTGTAATGAAAGAGCTGCTAACTGAGAAATGGGTAGGAATTAGCAGGTGTTCcaaaccatcaacaaggcatatttAAAAGGGCAACCCAGAGATAATAGATGGAGGAgagtatataaaatgaaacagaggGGTGATCACAAGGACAAAAATACTTCCGATGGCTCTGAACTTAAGTGAAGGTATGGAGGAAACATTGATCTTATGAATGGATGTGACACACTGCTTGGGCCTGTACTTGATGAAAATCACAGAAATTCTGGTCCAGATCATAAGCTGACACAGTGATCTCAAGAAATAGTAACAATGCTGTGTAAAGCAAATGTATGATTTCGTTTGGATATCCACAACAGTACCCAAAATATGTGTGCCTTCATGACGTTTTGCTGCTCATTTAGCATTGACATacagaggaaaatttaaaaatgtatctagaAGCTTTTAGTTTAAGCTCCTTCCATACAGGGTCCATGGGGCTAATATGAATGGTCTGGAAGCCACCAAAGATGCACATTGTACCACAATGGATATATCCCTGACCATTCTACAAAGAACCCAAAATTTGTGTATCTAAAGTCGTGGCAGAAATCTTTTTACCTAAAAGCTATCACTGTGATTGAGACTCCTTTAGAGACAATGACCAGTTAGTTGGCTATACCCATgtgtttggcaaaaaaaaaaaaaaaaaaaaaaaaaaaaaaaaaaaaaatctgtagaacTTAACCTACACTCAGTAAAGAGAGAGATAATGGGAAACAGCTATCAGCTTGCCAATATTCTACATGTGCTGCAGTCTGTAACATGAAATTATTGCTATTGCCAAGACCCTGCAGGCCTTTTTGCTATAGAAATAGAGGAATAAGCATTCATCTGAGCAAAGAGGCACCTTGAAGGTTTTTGATATCAAAACTGACATTGAGGGTGTAGTCTTGTGAGATTTCTCAACATcactagaggcagaaaaagagaactgaCTTAAGTCTGTTCCAAGATAACAATGAGGTTAATCCATGTGAAGAAATGACTTGttcaagcaaatgaaaagaaagcatgctaaaacattttcagaatacaCTGCAATTTGTTAGCCATGTTGGGAGAAAGATAAAGAATAGAAATCTCTGTACAAAAACCACACtaggcagatttttaaaatacatttctgattGGAATTGTAAAGAtaataatatgttttgaaaaagaaaaagttttgtgCCTGTGGTCTCAATataagagaagattttttttttttaattttttttttcaacgtttatttatttttgggacagagagagacagagcatgaacgggggaggggcagagagagagggagacacagaatcggaagcaggctccaggctctgagccatcagcccagagcccgacgcggggctcgaactcacggaccgcgagatcgtgacctggctgaagtcggacgcttaaccgactgcgccacccaggcgccccagccatgaCTAGATTTTAAAAGCATGCTtcaaaaaaagtatgttttaatttctatctAAAGAAATATGTTACTGGGTACACAATgcccacagaaatagaaagaaatgtacAACTTCTGAATATGAAGatggaaaaacacaagaaacaaataaaaaataggtaaaggcataaggaaaaaacaaacatggtAAATCCAAACCCCAATAACTTCATTAGaatattaaacataaagaaaaattatgttccTGGTAACACAAAACTTTGCTTGAATGTAGTACTTTGGAATTTTTCTAGAACTCTACCTAAAAGAGGGtgacaaaactggaaaaacaaaaaacaaacaaacaccatgTAGTCATAACCAACCAAGCAAACAGCATGGCAATACATCATATAGAATAATCCTTAACAGGAAGgacttaatgttatttttttcaatatcaaGTTACATTATTTGAAAATTCTACTCCACGGATAACAATTTTAGTGTGTGTGAATatttatgcacacacatatatttgtatataagtacccaaatataaatacatgtatataaggACTTTCTTTTTTAGCTCGTGAGACATAAAAACATTCATCATGGAGGACTGACAGATTGGTATCATAAAGATGATGACAGAGGTAGTTCCCACTTGGTACTTCAGAGTAAGCTCAACTGGCAACTATTCACATTAGACATCACTGGGCAAATCTCAATACCCCAAAATAACAAGTACTGAAAATGAATTCTTCTCCTTCCATTGAACCAATGTGAAATGTGAGTAGATCATGCCaccctactttattttattgggtTCTACAACTGATAGAAATCCTCTTCCCACGCAGGTCCAAATGGGTGTAAGGACAGCCTAGGCCATGAAACAACATCGGGACATCTAGCCTAAAAACTGGGTAGGCTGTTTAGAACAGAAATATGCTCAGGGCCCATGACTGGTGACCATCTTCCCAAGGAATGAGTGTTGTGCACACAGTTCAGAGCAGAGGACTAGACTTATCATAGGGCTGTGTGGATGTGAGGGAGGTCTCTGCCAGCTGTGGAAGGTCACCCATCAATACTGGACCAGACCTATGTTGGGCTTATATTCCTCTGATGCCAGTGCTTTGAGGAACTTCCCATACACCCTGCTCATTCTATCAGTGTCCAACAGCCTTCTTCACCTTCAACCCCAACTCTGTCATGTGACGCCTTCAAGCAATGCCCACAATATTCCCCTCCCCATCAACCTCCACAAAACTGGTCCTGGGAAAGTACAGATATCTATGGCATCCAACAGCATCTGGTCCACAGTATCACTAGGGAATTTAATAAATCATGAGAAAAGGATCTGACTTCCCTCGATCCCAGAAAACTACCAGATTGGTTCCCAAGGCCCCATCTCTGTCACATTTGTTTATCACAAGAAGTTTTCAAAGACCTTGCAGTGACCAAAGGGAGCTTCTTGTCAGAGCTTTCATTGCATTTCAGGAGTGTCCCATATTTGCTTTCAGGAAGACCTATCTTCCTCACAAAGTATACTATCCTCATGTTTTATCTGTCCTCATAATTCTCTCCATACCAAGTGCCTGAAGTAATCCTGTGTACAATTGATGGTGTTTTCCTGTTCCTTCCATTGAAGTGGTGTCAACAATGTATTGCAATATTAGAGATGGCTCCGTTGATTCAATTAGCAACCATTttccattatattaaaaaattctaggggcacctgggtggctcagtcagtttagcatctgattttagctcaggtcatgatctcacggtttatgagcttgagccctgtgcatcaggctctgtgctgacagtgcagatcctgcttgaggttctccctctttcactctctctgtcccttccccattctctctctctgataattaaatatactttttaaaaattcaaaaattctaaGCTACTAAGAACCAAGAAGGTCTAGCATGGCTTTTGTGGGAGGGGGCAGTCTCCCTAACACAGGAAAGAACAGCTGTGATGGCTACATCATTGAAATggagatgaggagacagaaaaaacTGGAGAGGATTTGGAAAGAAGACAAGTAAAATTTACTCTATTATAATACAGAGTCACTCATGCAGCCTAGGACAGATGTCCTTCCCCACAAGAAGAATTCATGCCAATGCTTCAGCCTAGATGTTTATCTCTTATCTTGAGCTGCACCATCACTCTTAATAGACTGTTTTCTTCCTACATTTAGAACATCTACTAAGCTCTCAGCACTGTccatgtttgtttccttcaaataAAGGTGAACACAACCCATTACTCATGAATCTCCAAGTTTTCACCTCATCAAGTTTTTTCACTAAAGTGAATATCTTGGGTGAGGTGACTCCCAAGAAGGGAAAGGAATAGTAACTAAAGAAATCTTACTCTGTGTTCTTCTCCAATTTACTAGGAAGGGAACGTATCAAATAAATTACATGGGTTACTTCCATATTCAAATTAACATTTGAACACCATGTCATTTCATACAAGAGAATCTTAAAATCCCTGCACCACTCATAGAAGCAACAGTTCATGAACATTGGAACGTGGAAATAGAATAGATTCTACAAGAATATTAACCAGGTAGACAAGACAGGATTTGCACAGGGAGATTCTCAAACCAAGATACTCAGAGATTTAGGAGACATAAATTCAACACAAACAATGTAGAGAAGTACTCCTGTTTTTATAAATCCataacatttttggttgtcaggAAATTATCAGTTTTGAGATTTGAAATATcctcatttcaacaaatattcccATTCCTTCTGAAGATCTTGGTTTGCGTACAAATGCATTCTTCTTCCTTATTAGTACTGTTATTCCAAAATCCATCTTTAGCTTAACATAATATATTGCATTCTGTGCATTTCAAAACTGTGAAAATCTGGGTTCCATATGCTCACAAAaactacactaaaaaaaaaacaacaacaaccaaaacagaacaaaacacataGGTTAAGACTTCAAATAGTGACCAAGAATCTGTATAGAGGTCTTAGATTTGTAGTGAATTTGTTTAATTAGTTGTTAAGTAGAATGGCTGAGCATTATTTTGTGAGCCAaagatcaataaacaaaaaagaaataattgactACTCATAGAGCATGGAGGATGTATACAGTATGTCATGAGGGGCAACATGGAGTGGTCAAGGTTGAGTACAAGCAGAGAGAATGGCAGGAAATGGGGCAGAAGCCTTTTTTGGGGTGCATGGTTGGAGGGCTGTGGAGCTCCTGGGCTAAGTCTAGAGTGTACAGTTGACCTCAAAATGAGTGGAGAATGACAGATGCTCTCTGCGGGGGTCTTCTCTAAGGGATGTGCAAGGTAAATATACTCAGAGTGGGCACTCTTATACAAATGCTATTGGGGAATTCCTATCAGGAACTTCTATTTGCTTGTGACTGTGGGGCTGCTATCTAGTGAGTTTGctatgggtggagctagagtcaGTTCAAACCCCCTGCAGTCAGCCTGGTTATATAAAATGGATTCCAAGGCAGTAGTATCATGCAATTGTCCATCCTCACTCTCAATAATACTTCCATATCGTCCTTATTAAAAGCTTCTAATGCCCCATCACTTACAAAAAGGAAGATATAGTATGTAAACTTTGGGAAAATTAAGTTCAAATAATTTGAGGTTTAAGGCCACTGGGAAAATAGATTATTAGTGATATCACCCCACTGCTTAAACAGCACAAGTGACCCTCGGAGTTTAGATtgtagcctgacacagggctcaattttATGACCCTGAATTCATCACCTGTGccaaaaatcaagactcagatccTCAAAAGAGTGAGTCACTCAGGAACCCTGGAGGTAGAGATGTTGAAAAATTAGTTTCAATTCAAAAAAAACGATTCTCTCATGTAAGGAGAATATAAAGTCACCAATAATAAATGATGAAATTTTCTATCATGACAACTCACCAAGACATTAGTTATCTATTATTATGACAATTCACCTAGAGATGATAAAACATTCACTGACTACTAACTATGGAAAGACATAAACAAGATGAGTCCCAAGTATTTATGGGTcatatttttacagaaatacatatataattttactgGTAAAGGGCATGGTTGATTCAGAGTTGACTTAAACTCACATGGTCTTAAAATGTAGTAGATGAACATTGTCATCCTGTAACGAAAAATGAACacaggcaaatgaaaatacaactaaCTAATGTATGGAAAGTCCCATATAAAAGAAAGCAATTATAGAATGCAAAACCAGAATAAGACAAAATTTAAACCCTAACAGTGTACATCAAAGAAATAGATTAATCCTTTCAAAGGAAAACTATATAACTATAATTTTAAACTGTGTCTATTGACCAATGAAAAAGGAGCATTTGAATTATCGGCATGTCATTGACAGTAAAACAGGAAAGTATTCATTAAAATCATCCATAaaagtgggaatgcaagctggtgcagccactctggaaaatagtatggaggttcctcaaaaaaccaaaaaaaacactACCCTATGACGTActaattacactactaggcatttatccaaagggtacaggtgtgctgtttggaagggacacaagcacccccatgtttatagcagcactatcaataataccccaagtgtggaaagagcccaaatgtccatctatagatgaatggataaagaagatgtggtgtatatatacaatggagtattatttggtaatcaaaaagaatgaaatcttgccatttgcagctacatggatggaactggagggtattatgctaagtgaaattagtcagagaaagacaaaagtcctatgacttcactcataggaggactttaagagaaaactgatgaacatagagaagggaaacaaaaataatataaaaacagggagggggacaaaatataagagactcacaaatatggagaagagagggttgccagagggtttgtgtgtgtttgggggggatgggctaaatagataaggggcactaaggaatctactcctgaaatcattgttgcactatatggtaactaatttggatgtaaatttaaagaaaattaataataaaattttaaaaatgtaaaaaaaaattaaccatacaaggctttaatgaaaaattttacaataagcacttaaaagatattaaaaatatattattttcttaatatattccTCCTCTTACACAGAGTGTAAGGGTATAATCCATTCTTTAGAACCAAGCTAACAAAAAGCTTTCCTTTCTGAATAAACAGTGCCAAAGTAAAATATACTGACAATcactttataaacaaataaatacttggGATGAAATTCAGATATGTTCTGAGGAAAGTAGAATAATctcatgattaatttttttcctgaagtaaaattacatatatgaacAATCCCTtattatatatatggaattttacTAATTATCTAcattacttccttttttaaaaaatgtttatttattattgagagcaagagagcacatgggcagaggaaggacaaagagaggggaCAGATGATCTAAAGCATGGTTCcacctgacagcagagagcactaTACTAGGCTCAGATTCACCAAGTGTGAAGTCATGAACTGAGCCAGTCcaatgctcaattgactgagccactcaggtgcccctatacctcATTTCTTATAGGGCACATGAACATGTCATATAGAAGTTTTGATTCAAAGCAGAGATGCATCTCCTATACCATTAATAGAGAGTGGAACACATATGAAAAAGTCACAGAAACTTCCTACAagacaaaattacaaaatgatgcAATTACTAGGAAATAAAGGTAATGATAGAGACTTTATTATAGGTTGTGAGATCTAACTTCTAAATGTTCTAGCTCCCTTATGGCATTAATATGTAGGAATGCTAGGATACACATAGATACATTAAATTATTtcaccattggggcgcctgggtggcgcattcggttaagcgtccgacttcagccaggtcactatctcgcggtccgtgagttcgagccccgcgtcgggctctgggctgatggctcagagcctggagcctgtttccgattctgtgtctccctctctgcccctcccccgttcatgctctgtctctctctgtcccaaaaataaataaacgttgaaaaaaaaaattataaaaaaaattatttcaccatTGAGCGATGGAACACATGGAGtggatttttcaaattttagttaataCAAAGACAAATTAACTTTTGACGTGAAAAAAAggattatattttctcatttgaggGACTTGTTCTGTGATCTTATGAAATTACTGAGCCTCAGTTGTGCACAATTCAGATAAAATCCTCTGGAACTTTGGAAATCCTAAACCAGAAAACATGCGAACTCTGTCTCCAGTGTTCCCAGGACTTCTGCACCAAACCCCAATGTGCCCACCACTACCTTGACACAATTgtcacaagaagaaaaacagaatttagaaATGACTTAGCATAGAGTTCCTCACAATTACAGAGAGATCCTCTAGGGCTCTCACAGCAATGGAAAAGCTCTCAGATTATGGAGGTCTTTACCGTGGTTATGGCGGACCTTCCCTGGAGCTGAAGGAGAATCCTTGAAGAATCAAAAAGCATGATTTGTTAGTTAGCAGATGTCCCTCTGTGAGAGGGAAAGACATAAAACTTGGCTTTGCAAATGAATTTCCATTCAAGGAGAGCTAcatgaacaaaattttaagatCTATCTTCCTCCTTCACATTTGGACCTCACGTGTGTCATGTGCTTCACTTCCATCTACCTGAGTGTGAGGctactgtctcctttctcttcacaCCCCACAGCTCCTTCTCTTGCTTCAAAACGATGACCAGGTCTGGTTTTGATACAATGAGACCTGTTTatcagaagaaaggaatagaaatacTGCTGGAGATTCTACCTTTCAACTCAGTATTGTACTCAGCAGACAAGAGAGGACaatgaaaaattctaaaaaatgattTCCCAAACACTGTTGCCCAAGAAAGAGCCCCTTTAGAACATGCAAGAGGAGCTTTAAATATTCACATCATGACCTGCCTTCCAAGTGCTACCAACAAAATAAGCAGTAAAAGTTGGAGTTTAAGATGTGGGCTATACTGTCTTATGCCACTCAATGTTTAGAATTGCCATGAATCTACAGAAATGATGATGGCACCTTTAAAAAGGGCAGGCTGAAGTTGAAAAGGAAACATCATAAAGATATTTCTCTACATCTACAAATCCCCATTTCCTTCCCTTGCTGCAGGGATCTGAATCCCAGTCATACAAAGAGGAAGCTTCCAAGAGACAGTCTTCAAAGGAATGAACAAAACCCGAGCTGGGTTTGGGAAATCTAGAAGGAGATACCCTCACCCAAGAAGAGGAGGTGTCCATAGGTCTCTAACATCACATCCCTGAACAGTTCCCTCTGACTGTGATTCAGGCATCCCCACTCCTCCTGAGAGAATTCTATGGCCACATCCCTGAAGGTCAGCAGTGTCTGCAATAAAAACCACAGTTATGAAGTGGCCATTGGCAGAGTTCATAATGGTACCTAAGATGCAAGAGGGAGTTAATGTCACCAGCTAGACTCCAAGAGTTGTTCTTCACCGCTTACCTACTTGTACCCACGGACCATACTCCATCATTTTACTTCACCTCTTTTTTCTACCTTATCTTTTACTTCTGGCAAAACACCCTATGGGCACAGTCTCCTGTCATGGACACAGAAAACATACAACAAAATGTAACGACCGCCCTAAGGAAGAGCTTGGGCAGGCCAACTTTGCGCTTAACCCCTGATTCATACCTATGCAGATGGACGACTGGGTTAACTCATGGAGTGAGGACAGTTACCTTGACCCCCGTGTAATACCCAAATCTCCACCCAAGGGGGAGCACAAacctcatttacataacacaCAGCCTATGTACGGAAGTGTTTTCTTAAGGCACGTGTGCCACCTTATGCCCAGTTCAGAGAAAATGACATGGCTCCACTTCCTAATTGTCCACCCaaatcttaaaaggaaatgatcacacccctccctcttgctctgtgCATCTCTCCTTTGGAAGTCATTCCCTCTGATCTGCTTATTGGCTGCAAATCAGGGTTCCTGTATGTGACAACCTCAGGTGCTGCACTTTCTATCTACGACTCTATTATATTTGAGGATTTTAACACACAAACATGTCAAGTATGtgaatcttgttttcattttctgaaaatataaagcaGTAAATAGAAGGGTATTTCTGTGACCAAAGTGTGGAGATAAATACAAACTTCCTTgggctttctttcattttttgtcattttatcatgttttgctgttttctcctttttttctccacctGGTGATGAGACCCTTTCAGTAGCAGAACTTCAAGGGGACAGATGACTCTTTCTAATCACAGAAACTCCCACATGTTATCAACTCTAAAGGCAGCTGCCTTGCCTTTCCAACTCCTACTAAATTCTCAACTGGCCAA
The sequence above is a segment of the Leopardus geoffroyi isolate Oge1 chromosome E2, O.geoffroyi_Oge1_pat1.0, whole genome shotgun sequence genome. Coding sequences within it:
- the LOC123578644 gene encoding putative protein ZNF720, whose product is MASSQTLLTFRDVAIEFSQEEWGCLNHSQRELFRDVMLETYGHLLFLGLIVSKPDLVIVLKQEKELWGVKRKETVASHSGRWK